In Lathamus discolor isolate bLatDis1 chromosome 12, bLatDis1.hap1, whole genome shotgun sequence, a genomic segment contains:
- the CUX2 gene encoding homeobox protein cut-like 2 isoform X1: MRRERDPLWLRAGHGCRIPPWCPRCVKLPVIALSKRSKEAETAFLSVYKQLIEAPDPAPVLEAARSLEDRLQQLQRLEPEPSHLKDLNRPWKKHPELISTKERREGTSPAVAEPPQPGIEGKAPCTETLLQSNEAEQQKGLQEAQVTLAARLGEAEEKIKVLHAALKATQTELLELRCKYDEEAASKADEVAMIMTNLEKANQRAEAAQREVESLREQLAAVNSSLRLACCSPSGTAGQDKVNYSMCSGSRLEAALAAKDREILRLLKDVQHLQSSLQELEESSANQIAELEGQLAAKNEAIEKLEEKLQAQADYEEIKTELSILKAMKVASASCSLPQASAAARAGTLTGLWRPCQPCRRCLRRPFPSRLGSLQSISKAEEALLLGKEAFYPSQKYLLEKPSLMASTEEDHSEDESGKDSLGMEQPYPSPQHAPAEEAASPTPIPPLPGPGLAPEGPRTFSLSPFPGGERLSGEPKAPQLPTPSYKSESTGVGPPFPSGIFGAKSSTAHPGGTAPATSPPGEPTESSTSSNTEEEQLDTAEIAFQVKEQLLKHNIGQRVFGHYVLGLSQGSVSEILARPKPWHKLTVKGKEPFIKMKQFLSDEQNVLALRTIQVRQRGSITPRIRTPETGSDDAIKSILEQAKKEIESQKGGEPKTSSASQAVANGAGGSSSEDAIKSILEQARREMQAQQQALLEMESGGSGRPGDTPPTERSTLATVSQNIVPTYVKQEEGNGASPGPPQTPLAVLSPAAFVQSIIRKVKSEIGDAGSYFDQHWASERSLLSRPYTSVSPSLSSSSSSYSSMANGRGWPRGEPGEGGTNEDELLPADDEPHRLTEVKAEGAGTEPAAGGRLSYYPTYVPRTLKPTVPPLTPEQYEMYMYREVDTLELTRQVKEKLAKNGICQRIFGEKVLGLSQGSVSDMLSRPKPWSKLTQKGREPFIRMQLWLTDQLGQGISQQPTPSQGSLPSPIPPSPLTPLPRCHTASPVEPQPSPSPPPSPAEHEKGCQEPLTLALESSKENQQPESRSTPALGGKTYPNSQGPVGIQEIVAMSPELDTYSITKKVKEVLTDNNLGQRLFGESILGLTQGSVSDLLSRPKPWHKLSLKGREPFVRMQLWLNDPLNVEKLRDMKKLEKKAYLKRRYGLMSAGSDSESPSARSECASPSLQPQDLSLLQIKKPRVVLAPEEKEALKKAYQLEPYPSQQTIELLSFQLNLKTNTVINWFHNYRSRMRREMLVEGAPDNDTDPEQSSGTPIPVHRAPHSPDSDTEDRKPVFAGGEHPCAAVKVKEEQGEAGGWGRRRDSHSPAGAAEGTGPPQEDRGAAPHAAAPSAGSLPRRGGRAGAATVGPPPPPPPHPDSSQSSSGSSRCSLEVSPTSPSAASSPGLAGSASPGPSSAGPVSPALPPAPGPRLSTSVQRRHEKMANLNNIIHRLERAANREEALEWEF; this comes from the exons gTGATTGCACTTAGTAAGAGAAGCAAGGAGGCTGAGACGGCTTTCCTGAGCGTTTACAAGCAGTTAATCGAAGCTCCAG ATCCCGCTCCTGTGCTGGAGGCTGCGCGGAGCCTGGAGGAccggctgcagcagctccagcgccTCGAGCCTGAACCCTCTCACCTGAAGGATCTCAACCGCCCCTGGAAGAAGCACCCGGAGCTCATCAGCACCAAAG AGCGCAGGGAGGGGACATCGCCGGCAGTGGCCGAGCCCCCGCAACCTGGCATCGAGGGCAAAGCACCGTGCACAGAgaccctgctgcagagcaatgAGGCAGAACAGCAAAA GGGGCTGCAGGAAGCACAGGTCACTTTGGCCGCTCGGCtgggggaggcagaggagaagaTCAAAGTGCTCCACGCAG cGCTGAAGGCCACCCAGACGGAACTGCTGGAGCTGCGGTGTAAATACGACGAGGAAGCTGCATCCAA GGCAGACGAAGTAGCCATGATCATGACAAACCTGGAGAAAGCCAACCAG CGAGCGGAGGCAGCGCAGAGGGAAGTGGAGAGCTTGCGGGAGCAGCTGGCGGCTGTGAACAGCTCCCTGCGCCTGGCCTGCTGCTCCCCGTCGGGCACTGCTGGG caggaCAAAGTGAACTATTCCATGTGCTCAGGGTCGAGGCTGGAGGCAGCGCTGGCTGCCAAGGACCGGGAGATCCTGCGGCTCCTGAAGGATGTGCAGCACCTGCAGAGCtcgctgcaggagctggaggagtcCTCTGCCAACCAGATCGCTGAGCTGGAGGGGCAGCTGGCTGCCAAGAATGAAGCCATTGAG aagctggaggagaagctgcaggCACAGGCGGACTACGAGGAGATCAAAACAGAGCTGAG catccttaAGGCGATGAAGGTGGCCTCCGCCAGCTGCAGCCTTCCCCAGGCAAGTGCCGCGGCGCGCGCCGGCACGCTCACCGGGCTGTGGCGCCCATGCCAGCCCTGCCGCCGGTGCCTCCGCCGCCCTTTCCCATCTCGGCTTGGCTCCTTGCAGAGCATATCGAAGGCAGAGGaggccctgctgctggggaaggaggcgTTCTACCCCTCCCAGAAGTACCTGCTAGAGAAGCCCAGTCTGATGGCCAGCACTG AAGAGGATCACTCTGAAGATGAGTCGGGAAAGGACTCGCTGGGCATGGAGCAGCCGTACCCATCCCCGCAGCACGCCCCGGCAGAAGAAGCTGCATCCCCCACTCCCATCCCACCTCTGCCTGGCCCTGGCTTGGCCCCTGAGGGACCACGGACATTCTCCTTGTCCCCCTTCCCGGGAGGAGAGCGGCTTTCAGGGGAGCCCAAGGCCCCCCAGCTCCCGACACCCTCCTATAAGAGCGAGAGCACCGGCGTGGGGCCGCCTTTCCCCTCCGGCATCTTCGGTGCCAAAAGCAGCACCGCACACCCCGGTGGCACCGCGCCGGCCACCAGCCCGCCTGGAGAGCCGACCgagagcagcaccagcagcaataCTGAGGAGGAGCAGTTGGACACGGCCGAAATCGCCTTCCAGGTGaaggagcagctgctgaagCACAACATCGGGCAGCGGGTGTTCGGACATTACGTGCTGGGGTTATCGCAGGGCTCCGTCAGCGAGATCCTGGCCCGGCCCAAGCCCTGGCACAAGCTGACGGTGAAGGGCAAGGAGCCGTTCATCAAGATGAAGCAGTTCCTCTCCGACGAGCAGAACGTGCTGGCCCTGAGGACTATCCAGGTGCGCCAGAGAG GTAGCATCACGCCGCGGATCAGGACGCCAGAGACCGGCTCTGACGATGCCATCAAGAGCATCCTGGAGCAGGCGAAGAAGGAGATCGAGTCACAGAAGGGAG ggGAACCCAAAACATCATCAGCATCACAAGCGGTGGCCAACGGGGCAGGCGGCAGCAGCTCGGAAGATGCCATCAAGAGCATCCTGGAGCAGGCACGGCGGGAGATGCAGGCGCAGCAGCAGGCGCTGTTGGAGATGGAATCGGGGGGCAGCGGGCGCCCCGGGGACACACCACCCACCGAGCGCTCCACGCTGGCCACTGTCAGCCAGAACATTGTCCCCACCTACGTCAAGCAAGAGGAGGGGAATGGGGCCAGCCCTGGCCCCCCGCAGACACCCCTGGCTGTCCTCTCCCCTGCCGCCTTTGTCCAGAGCATCATCCGGAAGGTGAAGTCAGAGATTGGCGATGCTGGCTCCTACTTTGACCAGCACTGGGCATCGGAGCGGAGCCTGCTCAGCCGACCTTACACCTCCGTCTCGCCTTCgctgtcctcctcctcctcaagcTACTCCAGCATGGCCAATGGCCGGGGCTGGCCGCGGGGTGAGCCCGGTGAAGGGGGCACCAATGAGGACGAGCTGCTGCCGGCAGATGATGAGCCACATCGGCTCACCGAGGTGAAGGCAGAGGGAGCCGGCACGGAGCCGGCTGCTGGTGGTCGCCTCTCTTACTACCCCACCTATGTGCCACGGACCCTGAAGCCCACGGTGCCGCCGCTGACCCCGGAGCAGTACGAGATGTACATGTACAGGGAGGTGGACACGCTGGAGCTGACCCGGCAGGTCAAGGAGAAGTTGGCCAAGAACGGCATCTGCCAAAGGATCTTCGGAGAGAAG GTGCTGGGGCTGTCCCAGGGCAGCGTGAGCGACATGCTGTCACGGCCCAAGCCATGGAGCAAGCTGACGCAGAAGGGTCGGGAGCCCTTCATCCGCATGCAGCTCTGGCTGACGGACCAGCTGGGCCAAGGCATCAGCCAGCAGCCAACACCTTCCCAAG GGTCCCTGCCCTCTCCCATCCCACCATCCCCGCTGACCCCTCTGCCCCGGTGTCACACAGCCAGCCCGGTGGAGCCCCAGCCGTCCCCCTCGCcgccccccagccccgctgAGCACGAAAAGGGCTGCCAGGAGCCCCTCACCCTGGCCTTGGagagcagcaaagaaaaccagcagcCCGAGAGCCGGTCCACGCCTGCGCTGGGTGGGAAGACGTACCCCAACAGCCAGGGACCTGTGGGCATCCAGGAGATCGTTGCCATGTCCCCGGAGCTGGACACCTACTCCATCACCAAGAAGGTCAAGGAGGTCTTGACGGACAACAATTTAG GCCAGCGGCTGTTTGGGGAGAGCATCCTGGGCCTGACGCAGGGCTCGGTGTCCGATCTCCTCTCCAGGCCCAAGCCGTGGCACAAGCTGAGCCTGAAGGGGAGGGAGCCCTTCGTCCGCATGCAGCTCTGGCTCAACGACCCCCTCAATGTGGAGAAGCTGCGCGACATGaagaagctggagaagaaag cctACCTGAAGCGTCGGTACGGGCTGATGAGCGCCGGCTCGGACAGCGAGTCCCCCAGTGCCCGCTCCGAGTGCgccagccccagcctgcagccGCAGGACCTCAGCCTCCTCCAGATCAAGAAGCCACGAGTGGTGCTGGCCCCGGAGGAGAAGGAAGCCTTGAAGAAAGCCTATCAGCTGGAGCCCTACCCCTCGCAGCAGACCATCGAGCTGCTCTCCTTCCAGCTCAACCTCAAGACCAACACCGTCATCAACTGGTTCCACAACTACAG GTCACGGATGCGGCgggagatgctggtggaggGCGCACCGGACAACGACACGGATCCGGAGCAGAGCAGTGGGACACCCATCCCCGTGCACCGGGCCCCCCATAGCCCCGATTCGGACACAGAGGACCGTAAACCTGTGTTTGCGGGGGGCGAGCACCCCTGTGCCGCTGTGAAGGTGaaggaggagcagggggaggcaggaggctggggccgccgGCGGGACTCACACAGCCCGGCTGGGGCGGCCGAGGGCACCGGACCCCCGCAGGAGGATCGGGGGGCAGCCCCCCACGCTGCTGCCCCCAGTGCCGGCAGCCTCCCGCGGCGGGGGGGCCGTGCCGGTGCCGCCACCGTGGGCCCCCCACCGCCGCCACCGCCGCATCCCGACAGCTCCCAGTCCTCATCGGGGTCATCCCGTTGCAGCTTGGAGGTCTCCCCAACATCGCCCTCGGCAGCATCCTCGCCCGGCCTCGCCGGCTCGGCCTCACCGGGGCCATCCTCCGCTGGACCGGTGTCACCGGCGCTGC
- the CUX2 gene encoding homeobox protein cut-like 2 isoform X5 — translation MRRERDPLWLRAGHGCRIPPWCPRCVKLPVIALSKRSKEAETAFLSVYKQLIEAPDPAPVLEAARSLEDRLQQLQRLEPEPSHLKDLNRPWKKHPELISTKERREGTSPAVAEPPQPGIEGKAPCTETLLQSNEAEQQKGLQEAQVTLAARLGEAEEKIKVLHAALKATQTELLELRCKYDEEAASKADEVAMIMTNLEKANQRAEAAQREVESLREQLAAVNSSLRLACCSPSGTAGQDKVNYSMCSGSRLEAALAAKDREILRLLKDVQHLQSSLQELEESSANQIAELEGQLAAKNEAIEKLEEKLQAQADYEEIKTELSILKAMKVASASCSLPQASAAARAGTLTGLWRPCQPCRRCLRRPFPSRLGSLQSISKAEEALLLGKEAFYPSQKYLLEKPSLMASTEEDHSEDESGKDSLGMEQPYPSPQHAPAEEAASPTPIPPLPGPGLAPEGPRTFSLSPFPGGERLSGEPKAPQLPTPSYKSESTGVGPPFPSGIFGAKSSTAHPGGTAPATSPPGEPTESSTSSNTEEEQLDTAEIAFQVKEQLLKHNIGQRVFGHYVLGLSQGSVSEILARPKPWHKLTVKGKEPFIKMKQFLSDEQNVLALRTIQVRQRGSITPRIRTPETGSDDAIKSILEQAKKEIESQKGGEPKTSSASQAVANGAGGSSSEDAIKSILEQARREMQAQQQALLEMESGGSGRPGDTPPTERSTLATVSQNIVPTYVKQEEGNGASPGPPQTPLAVLSPAAFVQSIIRKVKSEIGDAGSYFDQHWASERSLLSRPYTSVSPSLSSSSSSYSSMANGRGWPRGEPGEGGTNEDELLPADDEPHRLTEVKAEGAGTEPAAGGRLSYYPTYVPRTLKPTVPPLTPEQYEMYMYREVDTLELTRQVKEKLAKNGICQRIFGEKVLGLSQGSVSDMLSRPKPWSKLTQKGREPFIRMQLWLTDQLGQGISQQPTPSQASPVEPQPSPSPPPSPAEHEKGCQEPLTLALESSKENQQPESRSTPALGGKTYPNSQGPVGIQEIVAMSPELDTYSITKKVKEVLTDNNLGQRLFGESILGLTQGSVSDLLSRPKPWHKLSLKGREPFVRMQLWLNDPLNVEKLRDMKKLEKKAYLKRRYGLMSAGSDSESPSARSECASPSLQPQDLSLLQIKKPRVVLAPEEKEALKKAYQLEPYPSQQTIELLSFQLNLKTNTVINWFHNYRSRMRREMLVEGAPDNDTDPEQSSGTPIPVHRAPHSPDSDTEDRKPVFAGGEHPCAAVKVKEEQGEAGGWGRRRDSHSPAGAAEGTGPPQEDRGAAPHAAAPSAGSLPRRGGRAGAATVGPPPPPPPHPDSSQSSSGSSRCSLEVSPTSPSAASSPGLAGSASPGPSSAGPVSPALPPAPGPRLSTSVQRRHEKMANLNNIIHRLERAANREEALEWEF, via the exons gTGATTGCACTTAGTAAGAGAAGCAAGGAGGCTGAGACGGCTTTCCTGAGCGTTTACAAGCAGTTAATCGAAGCTCCAG ATCCCGCTCCTGTGCTGGAGGCTGCGCGGAGCCTGGAGGAccggctgcagcagctccagcgccTCGAGCCTGAACCCTCTCACCTGAAGGATCTCAACCGCCCCTGGAAGAAGCACCCGGAGCTCATCAGCACCAAAG AGCGCAGGGAGGGGACATCGCCGGCAGTGGCCGAGCCCCCGCAACCTGGCATCGAGGGCAAAGCACCGTGCACAGAgaccctgctgcagagcaatgAGGCAGAACAGCAAAA GGGGCTGCAGGAAGCACAGGTCACTTTGGCCGCTCGGCtgggggaggcagaggagaagaTCAAAGTGCTCCACGCAG cGCTGAAGGCCACCCAGACGGAACTGCTGGAGCTGCGGTGTAAATACGACGAGGAAGCTGCATCCAA GGCAGACGAAGTAGCCATGATCATGACAAACCTGGAGAAAGCCAACCAG CGAGCGGAGGCAGCGCAGAGGGAAGTGGAGAGCTTGCGGGAGCAGCTGGCGGCTGTGAACAGCTCCCTGCGCCTGGCCTGCTGCTCCCCGTCGGGCACTGCTGGG caggaCAAAGTGAACTATTCCATGTGCTCAGGGTCGAGGCTGGAGGCAGCGCTGGCTGCCAAGGACCGGGAGATCCTGCGGCTCCTGAAGGATGTGCAGCACCTGCAGAGCtcgctgcaggagctggaggagtcCTCTGCCAACCAGATCGCTGAGCTGGAGGGGCAGCTGGCTGCCAAGAATGAAGCCATTGAG aagctggaggagaagctgcaggCACAGGCGGACTACGAGGAGATCAAAACAGAGCTGAG catccttaAGGCGATGAAGGTGGCCTCCGCCAGCTGCAGCCTTCCCCAGGCAAGTGCCGCGGCGCGCGCCGGCACGCTCACCGGGCTGTGGCGCCCATGCCAGCCCTGCCGCCGGTGCCTCCGCCGCCCTTTCCCATCTCGGCTTGGCTCCTTGCAGAGCATATCGAAGGCAGAGGaggccctgctgctggggaaggaggcgTTCTACCCCTCCCAGAAGTACCTGCTAGAGAAGCCCAGTCTGATGGCCAGCACTG AAGAGGATCACTCTGAAGATGAGTCGGGAAAGGACTCGCTGGGCATGGAGCAGCCGTACCCATCCCCGCAGCACGCCCCGGCAGAAGAAGCTGCATCCCCCACTCCCATCCCACCTCTGCCTGGCCCTGGCTTGGCCCCTGAGGGACCACGGACATTCTCCTTGTCCCCCTTCCCGGGAGGAGAGCGGCTTTCAGGGGAGCCCAAGGCCCCCCAGCTCCCGACACCCTCCTATAAGAGCGAGAGCACCGGCGTGGGGCCGCCTTTCCCCTCCGGCATCTTCGGTGCCAAAAGCAGCACCGCACACCCCGGTGGCACCGCGCCGGCCACCAGCCCGCCTGGAGAGCCGACCgagagcagcaccagcagcaataCTGAGGAGGAGCAGTTGGACACGGCCGAAATCGCCTTCCAGGTGaaggagcagctgctgaagCACAACATCGGGCAGCGGGTGTTCGGACATTACGTGCTGGGGTTATCGCAGGGCTCCGTCAGCGAGATCCTGGCCCGGCCCAAGCCCTGGCACAAGCTGACGGTGAAGGGCAAGGAGCCGTTCATCAAGATGAAGCAGTTCCTCTCCGACGAGCAGAACGTGCTGGCCCTGAGGACTATCCAGGTGCGCCAGAGAG GTAGCATCACGCCGCGGATCAGGACGCCAGAGACCGGCTCTGACGATGCCATCAAGAGCATCCTGGAGCAGGCGAAGAAGGAGATCGAGTCACAGAAGGGAG ggGAACCCAAAACATCATCAGCATCACAAGCGGTGGCCAACGGGGCAGGCGGCAGCAGCTCGGAAGATGCCATCAAGAGCATCCTGGAGCAGGCACGGCGGGAGATGCAGGCGCAGCAGCAGGCGCTGTTGGAGATGGAATCGGGGGGCAGCGGGCGCCCCGGGGACACACCACCCACCGAGCGCTCCACGCTGGCCACTGTCAGCCAGAACATTGTCCCCACCTACGTCAAGCAAGAGGAGGGGAATGGGGCCAGCCCTGGCCCCCCGCAGACACCCCTGGCTGTCCTCTCCCCTGCCGCCTTTGTCCAGAGCATCATCCGGAAGGTGAAGTCAGAGATTGGCGATGCTGGCTCCTACTTTGACCAGCACTGGGCATCGGAGCGGAGCCTGCTCAGCCGACCTTACACCTCCGTCTCGCCTTCgctgtcctcctcctcctcaagcTACTCCAGCATGGCCAATGGCCGGGGCTGGCCGCGGGGTGAGCCCGGTGAAGGGGGCACCAATGAGGACGAGCTGCTGCCGGCAGATGATGAGCCACATCGGCTCACCGAGGTGAAGGCAGAGGGAGCCGGCACGGAGCCGGCTGCTGGTGGTCGCCTCTCTTACTACCCCACCTATGTGCCACGGACCCTGAAGCCCACGGTGCCGCCGCTGACCCCGGAGCAGTACGAGATGTACATGTACAGGGAGGTGGACACGCTGGAGCTGACCCGGCAGGTCAAGGAGAAGTTGGCCAAGAACGGCATCTGCCAAAGGATCTTCGGAGAGAAG GTGCTGGGGCTGTCCCAGGGCAGCGTGAGCGACATGCTGTCACGGCCCAAGCCATGGAGCAAGCTGACGCAGAAGGGTCGGGAGCCCTTCATCCGCATGCAGCTCTGGCTGACGGACCAGCTGGGCCAAGGCATCAGCCAGCAGCCAACACCTTCCCAAG CCAGCCCGGTGGAGCCCCAGCCGTCCCCCTCGCcgccccccagccccgctgAGCACGAAAAGGGCTGCCAGGAGCCCCTCACCCTGGCCTTGGagagcagcaaagaaaaccagcagcCCGAGAGCCGGTCCACGCCTGCGCTGGGTGGGAAGACGTACCCCAACAGCCAGGGACCTGTGGGCATCCAGGAGATCGTTGCCATGTCCCCGGAGCTGGACACCTACTCCATCACCAAGAAGGTCAAGGAGGTCTTGACGGACAACAATTTAG GCCAGCGGCTGTTTGGGGAGAGCATCCTGGGCCTGACGCAGGGCTCGGTGTCCGATCTCCTCTCCAGGCCCAAGCCGTGGCACAAGCTGAGCCTGAAGGGGAGGGAGCCCTTCGTCCGCATGCAGCTCTGGCTCAACGACCCCCTCAATGTGGAGAAGCTGCGCGACATGaagaagctggagaagaaag cctACCTGAAGCGTCGGTACGGGCTGATGAGCGCCGGCTCGGACAGCGAGTCCCCCAGTGCCCGCTCCGAGTGCgccagccccagcctgcagccGCAGGACCTCAGCCTCCTCCAGATCAAGAAGCCACGAGTGGTGCTGGCCCCGGAGGAGAAGGAAGCCTTGAAGAAAGCCTATCAGCTGGAGCCCTACCCCTCGCAGCAGACCATCGAGCTGCTCTCCTTCCAGCTCAACCTCAAGACCAACACCGTCATCAACTGGTTCCACAACTACAG GTCACGGATGCGGCgggagatgctggtggaggGCGCACCGGACAACGACACGGATCCGGAGCAGAGCAGTGGGACACCCATCCCCGTGCACCGGGCCCCCCATAGCCCCGATTCGGACACAGAGGACCGTAAACCTGTGTTTGCGGGGGGCGAGCACCCCTGTGCCGCTGTGAAGGTGaaggaggagcagggggaggcaggaggctggggccgccgGCGGGACTCACACAGCCCGGCTGGGGCGGCCGAGGGCACCGGACCCCCGCAGGAGGATCGGGGGGCAGCCCCCCACGCTGCTGCCCCCAGTGCCGGCAGCCTCCCGCGGCGGGGGGGCCGTGCCGGTGCCGCCACCGTGGGCCCCCCACCGCCGCCACCGCCGCATCCCGACAGCTCCCAGTCCTCATCGGGGTCATCCCGTTGCAGCTTGGAGGTCTCCCCAACATCGCCCTCGGCAGCATCCTCGCCCGGCCTCGCCGGCTCGGCCTCACCGGGGCCATCCTCCGCTGGACCGGTGTCACCGGCGCTGC